The Chryseolinea soli genome contains a region encoding:
- a CDS encoding M16 family metallopeptidase: MKRIPLLAAVLILFLYACRQEKTPELKTAESQGFTYSYVPDDPLKVRIYTLKNGLKVYLSQYPSEPRIQTQIAVKAGGKNDPASHTGLAHYLEHIMFKGTADFGTMNWKEEGIYLDSIEHMFNHYGTLQDSVGRVAYYKLIDQVSNQASKLAIANEYDKMVSELGATGTNAYTTEDRTVYINDIPSNQLDNWAQLEANRFQKIVPRLFHTELEAVYEEKNRGLDNDYWKTYEALYAAIFPSHPYGTQTVIGTIDHLKNPSITAIKEYFDTYYRPNNVAICLSGDLDYDKTIATLDKYFGGWKPNEKLPEWKKIEEAPITTPIVREVLGPDAEWVTLAYRFKGRNSDDYRMLTLVNKILNNGQAGLMDINLKQKQTVLEPQAYVDYLNDYCVHEFTARPREGQTLENVQKLLQEQIELVKQGAFEADLIEAAINNLKKEKVENSQQNWSRSGDLVLAFTNDIPWQDFVGEIDAMRKYTKEDIVKFANEHYANNYVVVYKRTGKDPNARKVEKPSITKVALNKENRSPFHETLLSNKVEKLQPVFLDYDKDVQKLKMNKDVEVLYTPNTENDLFMLYFLSDVGTNNDPRMKVAVEYLQYLGTETMPAEDVQKEFFKLGCNFGVYAAEDRTYVYLTGLNENMDKALQLFEKLLAQPKPDDEALKKLVDGIFKQREDTKKDKSAIMFGGLMSYGLYGPQSSFTNVLSNKDLRAVTSGELVSLIQDFTKTQHRVLYYGPKKTDDLLTLLNKEHVLPDQLKPLPPAVEFAMTDVKKPSVYWIDYDMVQEEILFLSKGEKFDKGRMPITQMFDEYFGGNMSSPIFQELREAQGLAYSAFAYYGSADKASENDFFYAYIGTQADKQVEAMKAMRNLLTDFPKTQNGFDVARDAIVSRIESERINKWEILFNYEEARKRGLNYDIRKDVYDQAQKFTLEDVTKFQQQYIKGKNFNVVLIGDKSKIKLKDLQSYGEVKQLSLDEVFGYEKVQKINVEKPNQ, translated from the coding sequence ATGAAAAGAATTCCGTTACTCGCCGCGGTGCTTATCCTGTTTTTATACGCCTGCCGCCAGGAAAAGACCCCGGAACTGAAAACCGCCGAAAGCCAGGGCTTCACCTATTCCTACGTGCCCGACGACCCTTTGAAGGTAAGGATTTACACGCTAAAGAACGGTTTGAAAGTATACCTGAGCCAATATCCATCCGAACCCCGCATTCAAACCCAGATTGCCGTAAAGGCCGGGGGCAAAAACGACCCGGCATCGCACACGGGACTGGCCCATTACCTGGAACACATCATGTTCAAGGGTACCGCAGATTTCGGCACGATGAACTGGAAAGAAGAGGGAATCTATCTCGACAGCATCGAGCACATGTTCAATCACTATGGCACGCTGCAGGATTCGGTTGGTCGGGTCGCCTATTACAAGCTGATCGACCAGGTCTCTAACCAGGCGTCGAAGCTGGCCATCGCCAATGAATACGACAAAATGGTGAGCGAACTCGGCGCCACGGGCACCAATGCCTACACGACCGAAGACCGCACGGTCTACATCAACGACATTCCCTCCAACCAGCTCGACAACTGGGCGCAACTGGAAGCCAATCGTTTCCAAAAGATCGTGCCCCGACTTTTTCACACGGAACTGGAGGCGGTATACGAAGAAAAGAATCGCGGCCTGGACAACGACTACTGGAAAACGTATGAAGCGCTCTACGCCGCCATCTTCCCCAGCCATCCCTATGGCACGCAAACCGTGATCGGCACGATCGACCACTTGAAGAACCCGTCCATCACTGCCATCAAAGAATATTTCGATACCTACTACCGGCCCAACAACGTAGCGATCTGCCTGAGCGGCGACCTGGACTATGACAAGACCATTGCCACCCTCGACAAATATTTTGGCGGATGGAAGCCCAACGAGAAACTTCCCGAATGGAAGAAGATCGAAGAAGCGCCCATCACGACACCCATTGTGCGCGAAGTGCTGGGACCCGACGCCGAGTGGGTGACGCTGGCCTATCGCTTCAAAGGCCGGAACAGCGACGACTACCGGATGCTGACGCTCGTCAACAAGATCCTCAACAACGGGCAGGCCGGCCTGATGGATATCAACCTCAAGCAAAAACAAACCGTGCTGGAACCGCAAGCCTACGTCGACTACCTGAACGACTATTGCGTGCACGAGTTCACCGCCCGCCCCCGCGAAGGCCAGACGCTGGAAAATGTGCAGAAGTTGCTACAGGAACAGATCGAGTTGGTGAAGCAAGGTGCTTTTGAAGCCGACCTCATCGAGGCGGCGATCAACAATCTGAAAAAAGAAAAAGTAGAAAACTCCCAACAAAACTGGTCCCGGTCCGGCGATCTTGTGCTGGCCTTTACGAACGACATCCCGTGGCAGGACTTTGTAGGAGAGATCGACGCCATGCGCAAATACACCAAGGAAGACATCGTGAAATTTGCCAACGAGCATTATGCCAATAACTATGTTGTGGTGTATAAACGCACGGGCAAAGACCCGAACGCGCGCAAAGTAGAAAAGCCTTCCATCACCAAAGTGGCGCTGAACAAGGAAAACCGTTCGCCGTTTCACGAGACGTTGTTGAGCAATAAAGTAGAAAAGCTGCAGCCTGTATTTTTGGACTACGACAAAGACGTTCAAAAACTGAAGATGAACAAAGACGTGGAGGTGCTCTACACACCCAACACCGAGAACGACCTGTTCATGCTCTACTTCCTGTCGGACGTGGGCACCAACAACGACCCGCGCATGAAAGTGGCGGTGGAGTATTTGCAATACCTGGGCACCGAGACGATGCCCGCAGAGGACGTGCAAAAAGAGTTTTTCAAACTGGGTTGCAACTTTGGGGTGTATGCGGCCGAAGACCGGACCTATGTCTACCTGACCGGGCTAAACGAAAACATGGACAAGGCCCTGCAGCTTTTCGAAAAACTGCTCGCCCAACCTAAACCCGACGACGAAGCCCTGAAGAAATTGGTGGATGGCATTTTCAAGCAACGCGAAGACACCAAGAAAGACAAGAGCGCTATCATGTTCGGAGGCCTGATGAGCTATGGCCTGTATGGTCCCCAATCGTCGTTCACCAACGTGCTCAGCAACAAAGATCTGCGGGCCGTGACGTCGGGTGAATTGGTGTCGCTGATCCAGGACTTCACAAAAACACAGCATCGTGTGCTCTACTATGGCCCGAAGAAAACGGATGATCTCCTCACACTCCTGAACAAGGAACACGTCTTACCCGATCAATTGAAACCCCTGCCGCCAGCCGTCGAGTTTGCCATGACCGACGTGAAGAAGCCTTCTGTGTATTGGATCGATTACGACATGGTGCAGGAAGAGATCCTGTTCTTATCGAAGGGAGAGAAGTTCGATAAAGGCCGCATGCCCATCACCCAAATGTTTGACGAATATTTTGGCGGCAACATGAGCTCTCCCATCTTCCAGGAGCTGCGCGAAGCCCAGGGACTGGCCTATTCCGCATTTGCCTATTACGGCTCGGCCGATAAAGCTAGCGAGAACGACTTCTTCTATGCCTACATTGGCACACAAGCCGACAAGCAAGTCGAAGCCATGAAAGCGATGCGCAACCTTTTGACCGATTTCCCCAAAACGCAAAATGGTTTTGATGTAGCCCGCGATGCCATCGTGAGCCGCATCGAAAGCGAACGCATCAATAAATGGGAAATTCTTTTCAACTACGAGGAGGCCCGCAAACGCGGCCTTAACTACGACATCCGCAAAGACGTCTATGACCAAGCCCAAAAGTTCACTCTAGAGGATGTGACGAAATTCCAACAGCAATACATCAAAGGAAAGAATTTTAATGTGGTGCTGATCGGAGACAAAAGCAAAATCAAACTGAAAGACCTACAATCCTACGGCGAAGTGAAACAACTCTCCCTCGACGAAGTTTTTGGATACGAAAAAGTGCAGAAGATAAACGTAGAAAAACCAAATCAATAA
- a CDS encoding S41 family peptidase, producing MITKKRIIILSILAATCFALASTRPAERYFEIAKNLDIFATLFKEVNALYVDEINPNKLVRTGIDAMLTSLDPYTNYIPEDEVEDFRTINTGQYGGIGAITREIGNKTIVTMLMEGYGAQRGGLKIGDEVVKIDDVELSKLSREESGQLMKGQVGTPVSLTVKRMGADKLIRLEFKREKIKLNNVPYYGMVGKDIGYIQLTDFTPDAAKEVRNALIILKDQGAKAAILDLRGNPGGLLIEAVNITNLFLPKGKLVVSTKGKIPENNLNYETLNAPVDTEIPVGVLINRGSASASEIVAGTLQDYDRGVIIGEKSYGKGLVQVSRPLSYNSQLKVTTAKYYTPTGRCIQVLDYTHRREDGSVGSIPDSLKKSFKTATGRTVFDGGGIDPDIKTEAHEAHVLTQVLFEKGFIFDFAAQYAFKHAEAVDAKTFTLSDDEYQQFVVWMKDKNYSYKSYLEYELQQFTEEAHKEKYYTDLKPQLEQIQARIADSKKNELNLYKDEIKMLLEEEIASHYHLEKGGIEAGFKYDDDIRKATELLHNTAQYKKLLNLQ from the coding sequence ATGATAACGAAAAAAAGAATCATCATCCTCTCCATTCTCGCCGCCACCTGTTTTGCTCTGGCCTCCACGCGCCCGGCGGAACGGTACTTCGAGATCGCCAAAAACCTCGACATTTTTGCCACGTTGTTCAAAGAGGTCAATGCGTTGTACGTCGACGAGATCAATCCCAACAAACTCGTGCGCACCGGCATCGACGCCATGCTCACATCGCTGGATCCCTATACCAACTACATTCCCGAAGATGAAGTGGAAGACTTCCGCACCATCAACACCGGGCAATACGGCGGCATCGGCGCCATCACGCGCGAGATCGGCAACAAAACCATCGTCACCATGCTCATGGAGGGCTATGGTGCGCAACGCGGTGGCCTCAAGATCGGCGATGAAGTCGTGAAGATCGACGACGTAGAATTATCGAAACTCTCCCGCGAAGAATCAGGTCAACTCATGAAAGGCCAGGTGGGCACACCCGTAAGCCTCACCGTGAAGCGCATGGGCGCCGACAAACTTATCCGCCTTGAATTTAAACGCGAAAAGATCAAACTGAACAACGTGCCTTACTATGGCATGGTGGGCAAAGACATCGGCTATATTCAATTGACAGACTTCACACCGGACGCCGCAAAAGAAGTGCGCAACGCCCTCATCATTTTGAAAGACCAGGGCGCCAAAGCGGCCATCCTGGACCTGCGCGGTAACCCGGGCGGTCTGCTCATCGAAGCCGTCAACATCACCAACCTCTTCCTCCCCAAGGGAAAGCTGGTGGTGAGCACGAAAGGAAAAATTCCCGAAAACAATTTGAACTATGAAACGCTGAACGCACCGGTCGATACAGAGATCCCGGTGGGTGTTCTCATCAATCGCGGCAGCGCTTCGGCTTCTGAAATTGTAGCCGGCACGTTACAAGATTATGACCGCGGCGTGATCATCGGCGAGAAATCCTATGGCAAAGGACTCGTGCAAGTGAGCCGCCCGCTTTCCTACAATTCACAACTGAAGGTGACCACAGCAAAATACTACACCCCTACCGGCCGCTGCATCCAGGTGTTGGACTACACGCACCGCCGTGAAGACGGCAGCGTAGGCTCCATCCCCGATTCATTGAAAAAATCATTCAAGACCGCCACCGGCCGTACAGTATTTGATGGCGGTGGCATCGACCCGGACATCAAGACCGAAGCCCACGAAGCCCACGTGCTCACGCAAGTGCTCTTTGAAAAAGGTTTCATCTTCGACTTCGCCGCGCAATACGCCTTCAAACATGCCGAGGCCGTCGACGCCAAAACGTTTACTTTGTCGGACGATGAATATCAGCAATTCGTGGTGTGGATGAAGGATAAGAACTACAGCTACAAATCGTACCTGGAATACGAACTCCAGCAATTCACGGAAGAAGCCCACAAGGAAAAATACTACACCGATCTGAAACCGCAGCTCGAACAAATCCAGGCGCGCATTGCCGACAGCAAAAAGAACGAGCTCAACTTGTACAAGGACGAGATCAAAATGTTGCTGGAAGAAGAGATCGCCTCCCACTATCACCTGGAAAAGGGTGGCATCGAAGCAGGCTTTAAATACGACGATGACATTCGCAAGGCGACCGAGCTCCTGCACAACACGGCCCAATACAAAAAGCTTCTCAACCTGCAATAG
- a CDS encoding alpha/beta fold hydrolase, with the protein MAFGIGRKLRWFFLFLFATVMIVSHSCMTFRMNSKEIDTFFKEKHVTAKQLTYKAGFRNMHYVCAGDSLKPLVLFVHGSPGSLSAFIDFLADTALLHHAFLITADRPGFGYSNFGNGETSLQKQGEILKPLLEEYKKNRPIILVGHSLGGPLIARMAIDYPSLVDGLIIVAGSIDPELEPDETWFRAPLATPFLSWILPRSFRASNEEIYQLKPQLEKMLPLWSNITCPVIVIQGKKDSLVPAANADFAKKMLVNAPVEFVFKDDMDHFVPWSNPELIHDAILKMIQKEPLAQKPMR; encoded by the coding sequence ATGGCCTTCGGTATCGGAAGGAAATTGCGCTGGTTCTTCCTGTTCCTGTTTGCGACCGTGATGATCGTGTCGCATTCCTGCATGACCTTCCGGATGAACTCCAAGGAGATCGATACTTTCTTTAAAGAGAAACACGTCACTGCCAAACAGCTCACATATAAAGCCGGCTTCCGGAACATGCACTATGTCTGCGCCGGCGATTCGCTAAAACCGCTGGTGCTTTTCGTGCACGGATCGCCGGGTTCTCTCAGCGCTTTCATCGACTTCCTGGCCGACACTGCCCTCCTCCATCACGCTTTTTTGATCACGGCCGACCGGCCCGGATTTGGATACTCCAATTTTGGAAACGGCGAAACGTCCCTCCAAAAGCAAGGAGAGATCTTGAAACCCCTATTGGAAGAATACAAAAAAAATCGCCCCATCATCCTCGTAGGTCATTCGCTGGGCGGGCCGCTCATCGCACGCATGGCCATCGACTATCCTTCGCTGGTGGACGGGCTCATCATCGTGGCGGGCTCGATCGATCCGGAATTGGAACCGGACGAAACCTGGTTCCGTGCACCGTTGGCAACGCCTTTCCTAAGCTGGATCTTGCCACGCTCCTTCCGCGCTTCCAATGAAGAGATCTATCAATTGAAACCCCAGTTGGAAAAGATGCTCCCGCTGTGGTCCAACATCACTTGTCCGGTCATTGTGATCCAAGGAAAAAAAGATTCGCTGGTGCCCGCGGCCAATGCAGACTTTGCTAAGAAAATGTTGGTGAACGCGCCGGTGGAGTTTGTATTCAAAGACGACATGGATCATTTCGTGCCCTGGAGCAACCCCGAACTCATCCACGACGCCATCCTGAAAATGATTCAGAAGGAACCCTTGGCGCAAAAGCCCATGCGCTAG
- a CDS encoding M28 family peptidase encodes MCFKNSLLLLTCMALAGSSFAQKKIQRHIEKIVTAPDALAHLTFLAADEMRGRNTGSPEIDIAANYLKTQFIQNGIAPVEGNNNGYFQDFPMEKIIPPVAGSLTLAGTVFAWKDDLVQLNGVGANLQGDVVFVGYGKPQDFETYDVRGKIVVALAGSPETVRPLRALLRESPPKNKLAAAHGALALVEVMALPGMPWAAVQSYFSADRIVLKNDPSQPLPHVVLRNSESPALKAFLESRHAQGTLEVKGIRSKAIRGRNVAGIIRGTDATLGQQWVVVSAHYDHVGVKHNDTPDSIYNGARDNAIGTVALLEAARFLGQHPPKRSVLFVAFTAEEKGLLGSEWYVNHPLMPLEKMVFDLNCDGGGYNDTSIATVVALNRTSVDKQMQEACAAFGLGLGGDPAPEQTLYDRSDNASFAIKGVPAANLSPGVKTFDEGLMKYYHQPPDEVGSLDMTYLEKFFRAFVLTTFRIADDKVLPVWIKGDKYEEAGKKLYGAH; translated from the coding sequence ATGTGCTTCAAGAATTCCCTTTTGCTCCTGACCTGCATGGCGCTTGCCGGTTCATCCTTCGCACAGAAGAAGATCCAAAGACATATTGAAAAGATCGTCACGGCCCCCGACGCGCTGGCCCACCTCACGTTTCTTGCCGCCGACGAAATGCGCGGCCGCAACACGGGCTCGCCCGAGATCGACATCGCGGCCAACTATCTGAAGACCCAATTCATCCAAAATGGAATAGCCCCGGTGGAGGGTAACAACAACGGCTATTTCCAGGATTTTCCAATGGAGAAGATCATCCCGCCGGTAGCCGGGTCGCTCACGCTGGCCGGTACCGTGTTCGCCTGGAAAGATGACCTGGTGCAGTTGAACGGAGTAGGGGCCAACCTGCAAGGCGATGTCGTTTTTGTGGGCTATGGAAAACCCCAGGATTTTGAGACGTACGATGTTCGCGGCAAAATTGTAGTGGCGTTGGCCGGCTCGCCGGAAACGGTAAGACCGTTGCGCGCACTGCTGCGCGAGTCGCCACCAAAAAATAAACTGGCCGCTGCCCATGGAGCGCTGGCCTTGGTTGAGGTGATGGCCCTGCCGGGCATGCCATGGGCAGCCGTGCAAAGCTATTTTTCGGCCGACCGCATCGTACTGAAAAACGATCCGTCACAACCCCTTCCGCACGTCGTGTTGCGTAACAGCGAGTCGCCGGCACTAAAGGCATTTTTGGAATCGCGTCACGCCCAGGGTACGCTGGAAGTGAAAGGCATTCGGTCAAAGGCCATCCGTGGCCGAAATGTGGCCGGCATCATCCGGGGCACAGACGCCACCCTGGGCCAGCAATGGGTGGTGGTTAGCGCACACTACGACCACGTAGGGGTGAAGCACAACGACACGCCGGACTCCATCTACAACGGCGCCCGCGACAATGCTATCGGCACGGTGGCGCTACTGGAAGCGGCGCGCTTTCTGGGGCAGCATCCGCCAAAGCGATCGGTGTTGTTTGTGGCCTTTACGGCCGAGGAGAAGGGATTGTTGGGGAGTGAGTGGTATGTGAATCACCCACTGATGCCCCTGGAGAAAATGGTGTTTGATCTCAACTGCGACGGAGGTGGCTACAACGATACGAGTATCGCTACCGTTGTAGCCCTGAACCGCACATCAGTGGACAAGCAAATGCAGGAGGCTTGCGCGGCGTTCGGGTTGGGTTTGGGTGGCGATCCAGCGCCGGAACAAACGCTGTACGACCGCTCCGATAATGCCAGCTTCGCCATAAAAGGCGTGCCCGCCGCCAACCTGTCGCCGGGCGTGAAGACGTTTGATGAAGGATTGATGAAATACTATCACCAGCCGCCGGACGAAGTGGGCTCGCTGGACATGACCTACCTGGAGAAGTTTTTCAGGGCGTTTGTGCTGACGACATTCAGGATTGCCGATGATAAAGTTTTACCCGTTTGGATCAAGGGCGATAAATACGAAGAGGCAGGAAAGAAACTATACGGCGCACACTAG
- a CDS encoding glutamine synthetase III: MAHLRFDALKKLSERTPVHVDMPGPNVSKFYGELVFGSEQMRGTLAPAVFKKVSQAIKNHEKIDEATADAVASAAKSWAMAKGASHFTHWFQPMTGGTAEKHDSFFDALSGIEKFKGSELVQQEPDASSFPSGGIRSTFEARGYTAWDPTSPMFLYGTTLCIPTVFVSYTGETLDAKAPLLKALKAVDLAAVKVCQLFDKDIQHVVASLGAEQEYFVVDKALFDARPDLVMAGRSVFGHAPARGQQMEDHYFGSIPPRVYEFMKEFEIEAWKLGIPVRTRHNEVAPSQFEVAPLFEEVNVANDHNQLMMDVMMRVGEKHNLKIIFHEKPFAGLNGSGKHNNWSLITDTGVNLYAPTSSARDNLMFLTFFITTIKAVHEHADLLRASIATPGNDFRLGANEAPPAIMSVFIGSQMTAVLDELEKKGNVKIEKGDNMYMKLGIDQIPEIILDATDRNRTSPFAFTGNKFEFRAVGGSDNCGTAMTALNTIVADQLEKFFEAVSKEIEKGEEKRLAIVNVLRKYIKESKDVRFEGDGYSEEWVKEAAKRKLGNVKNMVHALDAYTTKKSAELFEKHGVMSHKENEARVEIKLESYIKRVQIEARVIGDLAMNHIVPTAINYQTKLIENANGLKGLGVDNKTVVQTIKEISGHIDTIKNNVRAMIEERKRINKITDTHKRAIGYCDDIKEKYFEVIRDAVDKLELLVDNEDWPLVKYRELLFLR, from the coding sequence CGTACCCCAGTACATGTAGACATGCCCGGCCCCAATGTTTCCAAATTCTATGGAGAACTTGTTTTCGGCTCGGAGCAGATGCGTGGAACCCTGGCTCCGGCAGTATTTAAAAAAGTAAGCCAGGCCATTAAGAACCACGAAAAAATTGATGAAGCAACCGCCGACGCAGTAGCCTCTGCTGCAAAATCCTGGGCGATGGCCAAGGGTGCGTCGCACTTCACCCACTGGTTCCAACCCATGACGGGCGGAACGGCCGAGAAGCACGATTCGTTCTTCGACGCACTTTCCGGCATCGAAAAATTCAAAGGCAGCGAGTTGGTTCAGCAAGAGCCCGACGCTTCTTCTTTCCCCAGTGGTGGTATCCGCAGCACGTTCGAAGCTCGCGGCTATACGGCCTGGGATCCTACGTCGCCCATGTTCCTCTATGGCACAACGCTGTGTATCCCAACGGTCTTCGTATCCTACACCGGCGAGACCCTGGATGCCAAAGCACCCCTCTTAAAAGCATTGAAAGCCGTTGACCTGGCCGCGGTAAAAGTTTGCCAGCTCTTCGACAAAGACATACAACACGTCGTGGCTTCCCTGGGAGCCGAGCAGGAATATTTCGTAGTAGACAAAGCGCTGTTCGATGCCCGTCCCGACCTGGTGATGGCAGGCCGTTCGGTGTTCGGTCATGCGCCGGCCCGTGGTCAGCAAATGGAAGATCACTATTTTGGATCGATCCCTCCCCGCGTTTACGAATTCATGAAAGAGTTTGAGATCGAAGCCTGGAAGTTGGGTATTCCCGTGCGCACACGTCACAACGAAGTGGCTCCCAGCCAATTTGAAGTAGCGCCCCTGTTCGAGGAAGTGAACGTGGCCAACGACCACAACCAATTGATGATGGATGTGATGATGCGCGTAGGCGAGAAGCACAACCTGAAGATCATTTTCCACGAAAAACCTTTTGCCGGTCTCAACGGATCCGGTAAACACAACAACTGGTCGCTGATCACCGACACCGGTGTCAACTTATATGCGCCCACCAGCAGCGCCCGCGACAACCTCATGTTCCTCACGTTCTTCATCACCACGATCAAGGCCGTACACGAACACGCCGACCTGCTGCGCGCCAGCATCGCTACGCCGGGTAACGACTTCCGTCTCGGAGCCAACGAAGCACCGCCCGCCATCATGTCCGTATTCATCGGTTCGCAAATGACCGCTGTGTTGGATGAGTTGGAGAAAAAAGGAAATGTGAAGATCGAGAAGGGCGACAACATGTATATGAAGCTGGGCATCGATCAGATCCCCGAGATCATCCTCGACGCCACCGACCGTAACCGCACCTCGCCATTTGCCTTCACTGGAAACAAGTTCGAGTTCCGTGCCGTAGGGGGAAGCGACAACTGCGGAACGGCAATGACCGCCCTTAACACGATCGTGGCCGACCAACTCGAAAAATTCTTCGAAGCCGTATCGAAAGAAATCGAAAAAGGCGAAGAGAAGAGACTGGCCATCGTGAACGTGCTGCGCAAATACATCAAGGAATCCAAAGACGTTCGCTTTGAAGGCGACGGCTATTCGGAAGAGTGGGTAAAAGAAGCAGCCAAACGCAAGTTGGGCAACGTGAAGAACATGGTTCACGCGCTCGATGCTTACACCACCAAGAAATCGGCCGAGCTGTTTGAGAAGCACGGCGTGATGTCGCACAAGGAGAACGAAGCCCGCGTGGAGATCAAGCTGGAGTCCTACATTAAACGTGTGCAAATTGAAGCCCGCGTGATCGGCGACCTGGCCATGAACCACATCGTGCCCACCGCCATCAACTATCAAACCAAGCTCATCGAGAATGCCAACGGTTTGAAAGGACTTGGTGTGGACAACAAGACGGTGGTTCAAACGATCAAGGAAATTTCCGGACACATCGATACCATCAAGAACAACGTACGTGCCATGATCGAAGAGCGCAAGCGCATCAACAAGATCACGGACACACACAAACGCGCCATCGGCTACTGCGACGACATCAAGGAGAAATACTTCGAGGTGATCCGCGATGCCGTAGACAAACTGGAATTGCTGGTGGACAACGAAGATTGGCCATTGGTGAAATACAGAGAATTGTTGTTCCTCCGCTAG